CCGGCGTGCTGTTGATGGAAAggtgtggtgctgccgtAACTTCTCATTTTAGTTGCTTGTGAATGGCGTGAGTGTCCGAGAAAGCACCGTGAGCCGCGCAAAGTCCAACCCAGTTGATGCCACTTGCGCCtggcgcccctccccttgccCTCAAAGGCTACCGGTGACGACCGTCTGCTTCGTACGCGGATGCAGGCATACCgcgcaccctcctccccgtcctccTGGGGTTGCAACCTATGGGAAGGCCGTGCTCTGCGGCAGACGCCGAAAGATGTGCGGCGCGACGTGGCTTATATTTGGTCCTGCTCGTTGGCGCCACGAGCGGAGTTCGCTTTGGGCGCTCTGAGGCAGATCTGCCCACGAGGAACCACAGTGGAGGCCTCGTGACCGTTTTCGAACAGAGCCGGCGCGTCACCGTGAGGAAAAGACGAAATTTGTGAAAGGGCATGTACACAGCTCAGGCAGCACAGCAAAGGCGACCGATGAGTCGTCCCGACCCGTCCTCGTGGTCAGCTGCTTGATCAAATGGATGCTCAGCTGGGTGCACGTCTGTTTTCGACCGCAGACCCGTTCCAAAGTTGTGGTCAAGCACCACGCCAGCCAACGCAGACATGCTGCAGACGCCGGTCTCGTCGTCATTCAAGGTGAGGCTAAGCGTTTCCGCGGCGTTTCGGGGAACCTGCAGAGCTGTCTCTACCGCCTGTCGACCACCCGTCCGTTGGATGCTGTTGATGGAGACCTACACGTGAATTTCGGAGGCGGGTCGCTTGGCCCGCATAGGATGGCAGGCCGATGTTGCTGTCACCACCCGCATCACCTCTGGGCCAACGGCCAAGCTCATTCGGGTGCGCTCTTCGCTGATGCACGGAGCCGCCCCTGGTTCGCAGGCTCAATAGCGGCCGCAGATGCACGGAAAGAAGCACCTGGAAAAGGTGACCTTGCCAGATCcgtcccccctctcttcccacacacactcgtCGAGCACGAGTTCTCCCCTGGCTGTGCATCCAGACCCACCCCCGCGTTGTAACGCTGCTCATCTGGCCAGTTGTGTTGACTTGTCGCGGCCAGAGAATGAGGGCGCCGCCATCTGAGACGAcctttcttctccttcaCGACGGCGATCGCCCATTCAAGGAGAGGGGTCGGTGCTGCGCTCGGCACACCATAATGGTTGCTGCcagtgaggggaggggcctTGACATCCGCGTCTGTCACTGGCGGTGTGGGAGTGACACTTTCTGGGAACGCGCGGGGGCACTGGTCGGGGGTACGTCCCATGCACCGCATCCATTGCCGCCTCTCGCTCGTCATCTCGCCACACAGATCGGCAAGGTGCACCGCTTCAGCCAGTGCCGCGTGCAAGGGGGCTCCCCTCCGCTCTTCTTTGGCCACTGGTAGGCGTCAATGGGCCGGTCTCGGGTAGAATTTGTAGGACGTGCAGGAtggcccctcctcctcttcaggCTGTGACAGCCGGGTATCCTGCACGGGAGCACGATGGCGCGTATTCGAGGCGTGGGGAGCACATGCGTGTTCTCATTCCGccgcttccctctccttgtTGTCACCCTTCGGGGATGCGGGCGCCATCGAAGCGCCCTGTGCCACGTAGGCATCGCATTGTGGGTGCGACATCCCCgcaaggggtggggggggccATTGTATTGGAGGTGGGAAGGCAATGACCGGGGCTGCTGTgtgaggcgtgtgcgcgcagtgcgCAGTTTGGCCATCTCAAGCGCGCACCTCTTCCAAGACGGAGCGGAATTCCTGAACCGACGCGAGGTTCCTGTGCTCGCCCTTCTCGACCTGTGTCATGCACACCCCGGCGAGATCTACGTCATTTCACGAGAGACGTGTATGATAGTTGCGTTGGGGGGGGTGCAACAACTCGACCGATCGGAGTCTTCCCAATGGGGGTCCCCCAACGAGACTGATGTGATGCCGACCTGATCGAAAGGGCATGTAGACCTCATAAAGCTCAGTGATCGACAGAGTGGAAGCGTATTGTATGTAGGGCAACGACTCCGTGCACCGGTGGGCGCGGGTGAGGAACCCCAGCGTGGTGTACGCAATGTGGCGAGtctgtctttgtgtgtgtgtgcatcggTTAATGCTGAAGATGAATCTTTACGGCTATCCGAAAttgtcttcctcttcccgTCAGGGTGGAGCTGATTTCCCTCATTAGCcgcgagggagaaggggtgggggttgGGGAAcaagaaggagaagacgagaggCGAGGTATATGACTGCTCGCTTGTCTTCGAAAGACTTATCATCCTAGTACGCATGTACACATACGCAGACACGCAAGCGGACAGAAGGCATTGCGTGTGGCGCGTTGCTGCTTCTCGCCAGCGCACttgcctcctccgctgcgaAGCTTTCGATCGGAAAAGAagcaaacaagaaaaagatCAAGAGAACAAATTGCAGCGCAGGCTGTACACTGTCGCGAGGGCCACTTTGACCACCAGCGCCAAcgagagggaaggaaaggtgacaaaaaagaagacggCCGCTCCTTGCCCTTTCCGTGCTGCGCATGAGTGCAACTCGCTTCgcttgtctgtctgtgtgtgaaTGTGCCTGTGTATTAGTCTAAGCACGTGAGTGCGAACCTCTTGCCCCCTTTCTTCTGCTACCCTTCTTCCAGGCTCCCTTCGCCCTGTGACGGCCCTCTTGCTTACGagggcagcacacacaaggaGAAAGCATGCAAACCAGGAGTGTgtgggagaggagaaggcagcggcCATTTTTCCGGTTGCCTTTCCGCGTGGTTGTCGGTTTCTCCTCGCTCACTGCTTTTTCAtggctgcaccgctgcaacCGTTCGTTACACCATCGACAGACTTCCCGTTTGGAcgacctgccgctgccgccttctccgtctTCCGGGACTTTGTCACTGCACCCTTCTTCATGTAAAGGCGAACAAAAAGTGTCGCGAAGAGCACGAAGTAGCTGCCGTACATGCACAACCCCATGCGAATCGTCCGGTGGTcaacgccgcagccgcgctcgCTGATGTAGCCATAGTAGAAGGTGTAGAGAACGATGATCGTGCCCACGAccatctgcagcagctgcgccccCGTAATGAACGGCGCGATCGGCCGAATGAGCTTCCGCATGCCCAGAGAGCACAGGAAGTAGTAGAAGTACATGACAGTGTGCACGGCGTAGTTCATGCTGGCGAACCATACGCCGCTGGCAATAAGCGTGTATCCAGCGTACCAGCAGAAGACCGTTACCGTGAGGTGGTGGTACCAGTGCAAGAAGATGATAGGTTTTTTCGTGAGAACGAGGAAGACCGTGTCAAGCATCTCTGGGATCTTGCTGAGCAGAAACGCGAAGAGCCAGAAGGTGAGCTCGCCGTCGTAGAGGCTCTTGTCGAGGTAGCAGGTCGTCTCGTACATGCCACGTTCCTCTAGCGAGTGCATGAGCATGATGCTAACGCCGATAGTGCCAcacaaggagagaaaggagagcgCTAGGTTCCACGCGGCAATGAGGTACCTCAGCCGATACGGCTCGCGGCTCTCCATCGCCTTGGGGCCGAGGAAGACTATGAGCACGTACAGCACTTCGCTGTAGACGAGGACGTCGAAGTAGTCATCAAAGAAGGTCTCGGCGATATCGCCGACGAATCGGCTCGGCAGACCACCGATGTTCAAcatcgcctgcagcaccgcgcgcaccATCTTTTCAGGAGACTATAGAGTCGATGTGTGTATAAGATATTCGTGAATAGATATGCATGTGcctgtgggtgtgcgtgctggtGTGATTCACCAGTGCTCTTATGGCGCAGAGAGGAAGGTGGGAGGGCGCGACCGCGGgttcgccgctgctgactGCTCTACCAGTGCTCTGTGTAGCGCAGGCTCGACTCGCCGACGCCTCGACGTGTTCACCCGGACGCCgaaatacacacacacacacacactcacacaagAAAGGGGCTTTGCGCCCGTACTTCCTTCTGCCTACGTTgctatatgtatatgtatacgtgtgtgtcGTGTTACGGGTGCGGTTTGCGGAGGTGTGTTTTGTCGTCTCTTAAACGGCGTAGAGGTCAATGCTTGAGCGTGCGCTGTGAGCGTGGTGGGCGGGTGTGGGCGTACACCAGCGagacacaccaccaccacgtaAGAGAAAGAACTCGAAACCCCTCCGCACGAAACAGAGGCAGAAAGAATGACGGCAAGAGAGATAAAAAAAGGCTGAGGGTCAGTCCGAAGAAAGACGAAGGGATAACAGGAGCGAACACGACAAGTCAGATGCCACTTGATGAGCGCCAGTTTgggtgcttgtgtgtgcatgtacgTCCGTGCACAGCTATGATGCAGAAGGGCAAGGATGGAGAAGGCCCAACGTAAAAGGGGATGCGCAGAGGAAGAAGTTTGTGCATGGGCATGAGAGGGAGACATGAATACGACACAGAAGCTCTCCAGTTCTATACGTCTGCTGTCACTGCAGGATTCTGAGCCTCGGGAAGAGAGACCGCCACCATGACTGGAACTCCGTACTCTTGTGAGTGAATGGGGCGCACAAAGGCACTTATCGGCGTGACGTGGTCCACAGGGTCCACGCCAGCATCCCCGctctccagctgctggcaGCGTGGGCCACGCCGTGTCTGCATCACACGAATGCACACTCGCCATTCGCCGTCTATCGTTGTTGCTTGCTCCAATTTCCTTCGGTTTATTTTTTTTTATATAAGGCTCGCTGCCCGCATCCTCGTTTCGTGATTATGAGCCTCCCGCCAACGGAAGCGGGCACGACGACGCGCACAGCTggcgagagggggtgggaagGCGAATGCAAGAAAAGGATAGGCCGAtcgcacaccaacacaccGACGTAGACAGACGCGCGCACTTTAAAGCGCGCTTGAGCAGGTTAGCTAGTTCGTGTCCGCGTCGTAGGCATCCGCATCTCCgaccggcgcagcagaggtggcagcggcatAGGCAGACCGCTTGACTCGAGCACGGATCGACGGCACTGCTTGGGAAGGTGTCACAGGGCTGCCCTTGACCTCCATCTCGGCTCTGCTtggacgaggcggcagcCCTGGTGACCCGATCCTCGATGATACACTGTCAACAGAGCCTGGTCTCCCTCTTCCAGCGCGCACCTCTGGGGAGCAACTGGCACCATCCTTGCTTGGCTCATGACTGTGAAGCGGGGACCGCGACGACACCTGCTTCCTctgttggtgctgctgcaaggTCTGCTCCTGACGACGTCTTCGCCGACCCGTCTTCTTGGCCTtgcgacggtgctgctcttcAGCACGTGATGCTTCATCTGTGTTCTCATCTCCGTTTCTGCTCTCTGTGCGTCGCCGTGGGTGATCCTCATCGGCGTCCTTGTCACCATCCTCGCGGTCACTGCTCGGTCGCCAGCGCTTCTGCGGCTGCATCACTCGCATGGATggcgtctgccgctgctgctcatcaTCCTCGCTCgacgcgagggagaggggttGGCGGCAGCCGTGGGAATCACCTTCTCTTTCAACGtccgagctgctgctcgaggtGCGTTCCTCGTCATTGTCGTCGCCGTTCTCATTCGCTGACGGCTTGTCGCACCAGCGCCCAGGGGGTGATGTTCGTCTGTCctgctcgcctccgccgctcACGTGCTCCGCCCGACGGGCAGTCCCCTTTCCCGCCATCACCCCCGCTCCTCGCGACAAAGTAGCGGCTCTGACGCACGACTCCTGCCACGCCACTTCCGATGGCGGCAAGGCGAAGTTGTCACCAACGCCGTCCTCGACCgcaaccgcagccgcagccgcaccagcgccatTGCCACGCACGTCGCCGAAGGTGTgcttgccgctgcgctgcttaCTCGGGTTTACGCTGCCGCTGAGACCAGACGCACTCTTCTGTGCCGACTTGAGGCGTGCGCTGgactgctgcggcggtgagcgacgctgatgctgccgtcgcgggctgcggcggctcgaCTGCGACGACGAGacaggggagagggacggTGACGGCCGCGGTgagccaccgccaccggcggcgcccTCGCCACGTTGGCGCGGTTGCGGGGCAGCTGCTCGAATGGGCGGGGACACTTGCTGGCAGTGCGGTGGCGAGCGTTGGGCAGCAGTGGTgccaccatcgccgccgacCGGTTTCGGTGGCAGCAAGGGGGACACgagccgcggcggaggggagagacGCAGTG
This sequence is a window from Leishmania major strain Friedlin complete genome, chromosome 14. Protein-coding genes within it:
- the ELO4.4 gene encoding putative fatty acid elongase, translated to MVRAVLQAMLNIGGLPSRFVGDIAETFFDDYFDVLVYSEVLYVLIVFLGPKAMESREPYRLRYLIAAWNLALSFLSLCGTIGVSIMLMHSLEERGMYETTCYLDKSLYDGELTFWLFAFLLSKIPEMLDTVFLVLTKKPIIFLHWYHHLTVTVFCWYAGYTLIASGVWFASMNYAVHTVMYFYYFLCSLGMRKLIRPIAPFITGAQLLQMVVGTIIVLYTFYYGYISERGCGVDHRTIRMGLCMYGSYFVLFATLFVRLYMKKGAVTKSRKTEKAAAAGRPNGKSVDGVTNGCSGAAMKKQ